In Silene latifolia isolate original U9 population chromosome X, ASM4854445v1, whole genome shotgun sequence, the following proteins share a genomic window:
- the LOC141617494 gene encoding protein FAR1-RELATED SEQUENCE 9-like produces MGCLLRTTQRSESQNSFFKRFENIHGTLVEFWMRFQSAMDQQRHTQKQHDRDSDYTLPQLATSLHLEAHASKVYTHAIFKDFQQEAVASMCSLSVGGFTPPVDGTEVIVVTGARMQKRYQVVFNSTSTDAECSCKFFNRKGIIYRHIIWVFSGKQVRTLPDKYILMRWTKNAQKIPLYGSHGELLDDFDATDVRKLEMCKLWSEFYSTIGLSRTMPNNRSPILSTH; encoded by the coding sequence ATGGGATGTCTTCTCCGAACAACTCAACGATCGGAGAGCCAGAATAGCTTTTTCAAGCGTTTTGAAAATATACATGGTACacttgttgagttttggatgcgttttcaAAGCGCCATGGATCAACAACGCCATACTCAAAAGCAACATGATCGAGACAGTGATTATACTTTACCCCAATTAGCTACGTCTCTACACTTGGAAGCTCATGCGTCCAAGGTTTATACCCATGCTATTTTCAAAGATTTTCAACAAGAGGCTGTTGCCTCCATGTGTTCTCTTAGTGTTGGTGGCTTTACACCACCTGTCGACGGTACAGAGGTCATTGTTGTTACTGGCGCTAGAATGCAGAAGCGTTATCAAGTAGTGTTCAATTCTACAAGCACTGATGCAGAATGTTCTTGTAAGTTTTTTAATAGGAAGGGTATTATTTACAGACACATTATTTGGGTTTTCTCTGGGAAACAAGTTAGGACTTTGCCTGATAAGTACATACTTATGCGCTGGACAAAGAATGCACAAAAGATCCCTCTATATGGTTCACATGGTGAGTTACTTGACGACTTTGATGCCACTGATGTAAGGAAGCTGGAGATGTGCAAATTATGGTCAGAGTTCTACTCAACTATCGGTTTGTCGAGAACTATGCCTAACAATCGATCACCGATCTTGTCGACACATTGA